From the Porites lutea chromosome 5, jaPorLute2.1, whole genome shotgun sequence genome, the window AGTGTTACGTTCTTCTTAGAACTTAACCATGACACACTTACAATCTGGTACCAAATAGATTAGTTTCACTTTGCCTACACCGCGGAAAGCTTGGTTCCCTACTTAAAACTACGCGGTGTCTTTTGACTCAAACATGTACAAGCATATTCTCAACCAGCTACCGATTGCAGCttaatggaaggaaagctttccATAACTAGAACTTTTTAGTCCTACTTCGATATCCTTCAATGACAACGCAATCGTAAGAAATTGCTATCctaagaaatttcactcttCGAAGCTTTTCAAAGATTTGCCGCTAACTTGAAGTGTATTTGCATATGATCACCTTTGATTATAGAACCGCGTTCGACCTGTAGTCAAGCATAATCATTCCGATTACAGAGTAACTGAGCCTATAAACTAAACGTTACTGATAATTTTCTCCCCTTCTAAGCCGAGTAAAGGGATCTAAATCTTGCGAACGTAGAGGCTGAGGGCTCGTAGCCTTTCTCATAACCCATATTGATGGCGACGTGAGGTGTGTCTGTTTGTAAATGTCTACGCCATTTAGTTGCATGTAGCAGTGACCAACTCGAAAGccttaggcctggttcagacgccgtacttttcatgtgccgaacctaactgaataagttcgactttggagcaacactggcgcgacatctgattcagacggcgtaccgtgtgtcgaacctaagttaagttcgacaaaagttcgacatactctgtcgaacttaacgcttttgccgcaccaaactaaaactgccgtaccaaattgattcagacgccgctcttttgccgtacttaattcatcagttaggttcggcacatgaaattAGTACGGcatctgaaccaggcctaaggTCCTTTGGTTACTGTGCGTACATTTCACCTTTGATGATTTAAtgtaatttgttgttttattttattcttacttttgtaatgtattgtaatCTGTTTAGTAACCTCTTGAAATAGTACAAAAAGataaatatctaaaaaaaatctgataTCTATTCGTGGTATACTTTGAACTACAATTATTTCGAACAAAATATAAGTCAGGGTAATCATTATTTGAAATCATCatttcgtctcgggaaacattaagactctcgggaaaacaaaacttactgtttccctcgggatctggcATTCAGTGTATATTAAACAATTCTAACTTAGAGAAAATAGGAAACTGTTCGGAGTCTTGGACGGTTGCTGACATGCATTTTTCCTTTTCAGCTTGTGTACCGTTGAACTCTAACCTAACAGATGGCATCGTGTTCAGAAATGATACGGAATTTGGCACTGAGATAGATTACAAGTTTGTCTGCAACAGAGGATTCGTCTTGAACGGTTCAAGTCACGTGACTTGCAAAGACGGTGTTTACAATGGTTCAGCCCCAGAATGTCTTCCAAAGGGTAAGTAGGTTATTGAATAAATTATATACCTAAATTTTTCATGAGAGAACAAACAGCTGTTTATTTTCCTGCAATGAAAAACAGGGAAAGGTATGGCGTCCAATAATTGTACATCAGACAACAGAAATTGCTCGTAAAGGTTGGTGTAAGCCTAATAAAATGGAACCCCGCTCTGCGGACAACCGCTTAAACTGACACCCGTACATAACAGACAGCTTCGTTTGTCCCGAGGAAAAGCTCATACATTTGCTCTAAAATTAACCGGACACAAGTTTATAAGGGCAAAGGACACTTTACTTGTATCCCGAGTTCGCCACCATCTCTCACAAATCCTTAGCCCCGCTTCACGGACGCTGGTTATCTGCGCACTGTCTATTTTTATACTCACATTTATTAGCTAGCTTGTTCTGGAGAATATTTTAGTGGTTGTCCTGTGACATATTTCAAGTGCATGCGCAGTTTTGTTTTAGCGAGCACGAGGTTTTTGCTTTTCTGCCAGCTCATCACATTTTTGCAGCAAGCAAGATGAAATTAAATtgttgatgttttgtttatCTTCTCGTGGTTTTTATGGACTTTCGACCGACCAATTATCCTGGCGAACATCTGGTAGCAGAGCGAGGTTCTTTTTAAGTGGATTTGACGTAATTTACCAAGATTTGTAACCGAACACTGAACGAACACGAGATGGCCGAACGATTGAGAAAGGACAAAGCGAAGTACAAAGGCGCCTAtacaagaaccaaaacaaaattgatgATGACTTTAGAGGGAGGAATGTATTCGAAAATGCAGGTGATGGAACGTTTGGATCTTCTTTCTGCCGCTTTTGAGGATGTATTTCGTGCAGTCGAGAGTTTAGAAGCACATTATGAGACTGTTGGCGACTCATCGAGACTAACCGCCGTGGCGCTTGAACTAGAAGCTGTGGAGGAAGATTTCAACGAGATCGAACGGATTGTTAGAGGATGTTTGAATAGCAGCCCCAGTCAGAGCGGTGCCTTGAGGGTTTCCAGAACAACACCGACGGGACAGTCTCCCATTAAAGAACAATCCGAACGACTGgaacaagaaattaaaatgcgagAACAAGAGATCACGAAAGTGTTACATGACCTGGAGAAAACCTTCGCCGAATGCAAGAAACAACTTGAGCAGCAATCGTTGTCTACAGAACAGCAACGAAAGGAACCATTTCAGGGAGGTGAGTCAGCTAGAGTTCAGGACAGTGTAAATGCTAGTGTGAAGAGATCAGAAGAACAGGAACAAAATAGTGATCCGAGAATTCAGTTGACAACACCATTCCAGCAATGTACTTCATCCGTCGCAGATTTAAACACATCAACCTCTGTTAACTTTAGTGGAGCAGCTGGTTTTTATCCCTCGAGTAGTTTTGTTCATTCATCGACTCCAATTGTTTCCCAGTCTTCAATGTCTTGTTTGCCTCCAGTGGGGGACCAACCCCTTCAGCAGCCGCCATTGAATTCCCGTGTGAACTCATCCCAGACCACACTTGTTGGGTCTTCTAAAATACGTCCTTCAGCGTTTTCTTCGAATCAGTTACATGCACCGGCAGCCCAAGGTTATACTCCTTTCCAGCCTTCGTCATGTGGTAGCCAAGTACAGTTTTCGACGCCTATTGCTGGTCAGCCATTTAGTTCTAGTTATGACCAGATCAGTATCGACTCCATGGCAGCTCTGAAACGAGTGAGTATTCCCAGATTTGCAGGCaacaagaaaaattatgaaGCTTGGAAAGCAGCCTTCTATTCATGCGTTGACCAGGCAAGAGCCTCACCACAATACAAATTGTTACGGTTGCATGAGTGCTTGCAAGGAGAAGCCCTTAAAGTTATTGAAAATCTGGGACATTCTGCGGCAGCCTATGAAGCAGCCAAGTCTCGACTCGAACGGAAGTATGGCGGAAAACGCAGGGCACTTACATTACGACTTGAAGAACTGGATGCCTTTAAGCAGATAAGAGAGGGGAATGAAAAGGATCTTGAGCTTTTTGCTGAGCTACTGGATGCAGTAGTAGTGAACCTTACAGATGCTAATCAGGAAGCAGAGCTTGGTAGTGGCTCTCTTTACATCTCACTGCAACGCAAGTTTAACAAGAATCTTCTGGCCAAGTACAAGCAGTGGGTCTGTGACAATCATAGAACCGAGGGTGTAAAGACACTAAGGGAGTTTATTGATAGAGAGTCTGAGTTTTTAACCACAGCTTCTGAGACAATAGCAGGTGTTCTAAGTGGATCTAAGAAGGAGAGAGCGCTGTTTGCCAAAGAAGATTTTGACCCTAAGAAGAAACATTCAAGAAAGTGTAAAGTATGTAAGGAGTCCCACAACCTTTGGACCTGTGAGAATTTTAAGAAGATGACGGTAAATGAAAGGTGGAACATTGCTAAAGAGCAGAAACTGTGTCTTAGATGTCTCAGTGACGGCCACAGAGGAGAAGCATGCCTCAGGAGTAGGGTCTGTGGGATTAAAGGGTGTCGCTCTCATCATCATCGTTTGCTTCACGAAGAcccaaagaaagaagagaaagccGAAGCAGCAGATGGATCAAATGCAGTCGGAGCCAATGCCACCATTGAAGGGGAGTCAAGTGAGAGAACCCATACAGCTACTACTGGAAAAGGAACTGTACCCTCGTCAGAGTTTGTAGCCTTAAGAACTGTTCCTGTCTATGTGACCAATGGTAAACGAAGACTGAAGGTGAACGCTCTACTTGATGATGCCAGCAGTAAGACGTACTTAAACAGTGACATTGCGGCTGAACTGGGTCTCGAAGGCAGACCACACGAACTTACAGTTAATGTACTGAATGATAACCAGCAAATTTTGGACACCACAGTTGTAGAATTCATGATCAGCAGTTGTGAAGGAAAAGTGTCTAAACTAGCGTCTGCCTATACAGCTGAAAGAGTCACAGGAAACATGCAAGTGGTGGACTGGAGCAAATACAAGCACAAATGGAAGCACCTAAAGGGCATAAAATTCCCTCAAGTGGGACCCAGACCTATAGTAGACCTACTAATTGGTGTGGACCAAGCTGACTTGCTGTACTCATTGAGAGATGTGAGAGGAGAGCCTGGAGAACCCATAGCTAGACTCACTCCGCTTGGGTGGACTTGCATTGGTAATCCTGAGGTGCCGGTAGAAAGAACTCAGACAAGCTTCACCTTTTTTCTGAATGATTCACACGAGCTGAATAGTCTTGTTCGCCGCTACTGGGACGTAGAAGAACCTAAGGAAACTCTGATTGTCAATCCAGAAGAGAAGTTCGCAAGAGACACAGTTTCAAGGTCCTTAACATTCGCTGACGGTCACTACTCAGTTGGGATGCCGTGGAAAAAAGACAGACCTTTATTATCTGACAACTACAGCATGGCTTTGCATCGTCTGCACAGCACTGAGAAGAAATTGAAGCGGTCCCCGGAACTTGGTGAAGCTTACAAAGCAGTGGTTCAGTCCTATCAAGACAAAGGATACATTCATAGAGTTTCTCGTGAAGAAGTTAAGCCTGATCAAGTCTGGTACTTACCCCATTTCCCTGTGTTGAGGCCAGATAAATCAACAACCAAGACCCGTATAGTCTTTGATGCCTCTGCAAAATTTAATGACTTGTCCTTAAATGACATTGTGCTTCAGGGACCTAAACTTCAGAGTGACTTATTTGCAGTGCTACTCCGTTTTCGCCGTGACCCTGTGGCTTTGATGTGCGatatcaaagaaatgtatctaCAAATCAAGTTGAAACCTGAAGATCAGCCTTATCACCGTTTTTTGTGGCGGAACCTAGAGACAGACAGAGAGCCTGATGTGTTTGAGTTTGACCGTGTTGTatttggtgtgaattcatcTCCTTTTCAAGCACAGTTCGTGGCGCAAGAACATGCCAGGAAACACCAGTCTGTATTTCCCTTAGCAGCTGAAACAGTGTTAAAGAGTACATACATGGATGATAGCATGGACTCAGTACCTGATGTGAAAACCGCAGTGGAATTGTATAGTCAGCTGTCACAGTTATGGAAGTCTGCCGGAATGTATGCTAGAAAGTGGTTGTCAAATGTGCCTGAAGTGCTGCAGTTTATTCCCTCTTCAGACTGTGCTTCAGAAGTTGATCTTGATCGAGGTGAACTACCACCCGTCAAAACCTTGGGAGTCCTGTGGTGCCCTATGGAAGATCTATTTAAATTTCAAGTTAATCAGACCGCCGAGAAACATGAACACTCCAAACGCAGCTTTCTAAAGAAGATAGCAACCTTGTTTGACCCTCTTGGCTTGTTATCCCCATATACAGTGCGTGCTAAGGTTCTACTCCAAGAGATGTGGGCAAGCGGCGTGGACTGGGACGAGCCGGTGAACGAGAACCtgtcaatgaaggcttcgaggTGGTTCAAAGAACTCTCAGCACTAGTCAACATTCAGATTCCCCGATGTTTGAGAACTACTAGAGCAGTAAAGGAAGTAGCCTTGCACACCTTTGTGGATGCTTCTGTTGCACGTTCACATGTAACTCATTAGCATACGTAGCTTGTTGCACGTGCATTTGCAATGTGCAGTAAATTAGCATATCCAACTTGTTA encodes:
- the LOC140936705 gene encoding uncharacterized protein — translated: MREQEITKVLHDLEKTFAECKKQLEQQSLSTEQQRKEPFQGGESARVQDSVNASVKRSEEQEQNSDPRIQLTTPFQQCTSSVADLNTSTSVNFSGAAGFYPSSSFVHSSTPIVSQSSMSCLPPVGDQPLQQPPLNSRVNSSQTTLVGSSKIRPSAFSSNQLHAPAAQGYTPFQPSSCGSQVQFSTPIAGQPFSSSYDQISIDSMAALKRVSIPRFAGNKKNYEAWKAAFYSCVDQARASPQYKLLRLHECLQGEALKVIENLGHSAAAYEAAKSRLERKYGGKRRALTLRLEELDAFKQIREGNEKDLELFAELLDAVVVNLTDANQEAELGSGSLYISLQRKFNKNLLAKYKQWVCDNHRTEGVKTLREFIDRESEFLTTASETIAGVLSGSKKERALFAKEDFDPKKKHSRKCKVCKESHNLWTCENFKKMTVNERWNIAKEQKLCLRCLSDGHRGEACLRSRVCGIKGCRSHHHRLLHEDPKKEEKAEAADGSNAVGANATIEGESSERTHTATTGKGTVPSSEFVALRTVPVYVTNGKRRLKVNALLDDASSKTYLNSDIAAELGLEGRPHELTVNVLNDNQQILDTTVVEFMISSCEGKVSKLASAYTAERVTGNMQVVDWSKYKHKWKHLKGIKFPQVGPRPIVDLLIGVDQADLLYSLRDVRGEPGEPIARLTPLGWTCIGNPEVPVERTQTSFTFFLNDSHELNSLVRRYWDVEEPKETLIVNPEEKFARDTVSRSLTFADGHYSVGMPWKKDRPLLSDNYSMALHRLHSTEKKLKRSPELGEAYKAVVQSYQDKGYIHRVSREEVKPDQVWYLPHFPVLRPDKSTTKTRIVFDASAKFNDLSLNDIVLQGPKLQSDLFAVLLRFRRDPVALMCDIKEMYLQIKLKPEDQPYHRFLWRNLETDREPDVFEFDRVVFGVNSSPFQAQFVAQEHARKHQSVFPLAAETVLKSTYMDDSMDSVPDVKTAVELYSQLSQLWKSAGMYARKWLSNVPEVLQFIPSSDCASEVDLDRGELPPVKTLGVLWCPMEDLFKFQVNQTAEKHEHSKRSFLKKIATLFDPLGLLSPYTVRAKVLLQEMWASGVDWDEPVNENLSMKASRWFKELSALVNIQIPRCLRTTRAVKEVALHTFVDASVARSHVTH